In Candidatus Brocadiaceae bacterium, the following are encoded in one genomic region:
- a CDS encoding radical SAM protein, which yields MAFYKITHNEKHRFATVHNYGCTFRCPICSYKLRSGPDGRPGHAYPAPERFLSLEEVCNALSSVDVDRVNFMGGEPTVAPDLPAVLEFARRTLGVRTALGHTNGSRLPLPNLDAANVGLKAWDEGVHLQYTGRPKALIFDNFAAAVDAGLDMRANVVFVPGLVDVDQVEAIAAWLAGLSPEIPFHIMGYIPVPGQPYARPTAEQVDRAVAASRRHLANVASSRLDSSEALSLSKRDDRFDVRRIA from the coding sequence TTGGCATTCTACAAGATCACGCACAACGAGAAGCACCGGTTCGCCACGGTACACAACTACGGCTGCACCTTCCGCTGCCCGATCTGCAGCTACAAGCTGCGCAGCGGCCCCGACGGCCGGCCCGGGCACGCGTATCCGGCGCCGGAGCGCTTCCTGTCCCTGGAGGAGGTCTGCAACGCCCTTTCGAGTGTGGACGTGGACCGCGTGAACTTCATGGGCGGCGAGCCCACGGTGGCCCCGGACCTGCCGGCCGTTCTGGAGTTCGCCCGGCGGACGCTGGGAGTGCGCACCGCCCTGGGGCACACGAACGGCAGCCGGCTGCCGCTGCCCAACCTGGACGCCGCCAACGTGGGCCTGAAGGCCTGGGATGAGGGGGTGCACCTGCAGTACACCGGGCGGCCGAAGGCGCTGATCTTCGACAACTTCGCGGCGGCCGTCGATGCGGGGCTGGACATGCGGGCCAACGTCGTGTTCGTGCCCGGCCTGGTGGACGTCGACCAGGTCGAGGCCATCGCGGCCTGGCTGGCGGGCCTCAGCCCGGAGATCCCGTTCCACATCATGGGCTACATCCCCGTGCCCGGGCAGCCGTATGCCCGCCCCACGGCCGAGCAGGTCGACCGGGCGGTCGCGGCGTCGCGCAGGCACCTGGCGAACGTCGCATCCTCGCGGCTGGACAGCTCGGAGGCCCTGAGTCTCTCGAAGCGCGACGACCGGTTCGACGTGCGGCGCATCGCGTAG